A stretch of Paludisphaera borealis DNA encodes these proteins:
- a CDS encoding MOSC domain-containing protein: MAHPAGLVASIQVGRPQLRGSEDADNPWDSQWFSGFCKDAVAGPVALRWTNLDGDEQADLVYHGGVDKAVCCYAAVHYDAWRRELEKPDLAFGAFGENFTIDGLAEPDVCIGDVWRVGSAVVQVSQPRQPCWKLARRWKIKTLTLQVQQTGRTGWYFRVLYEGVVAPNTPLTLDDRPHPDWTIARANRIMHIDKSDLPSAAALAALPPLSASWKATLADRIEKGVEPNARRRLEGRD; this comes from the coding sequence ATGGCTCATCCGGCGGGTTTGGTGGCTTCGATCCAGGTGGGGCGTCCGCAGCTACGCGGGAGTGAAGACGCCGACAATCCGTGGGACAGCCAGTGGTTCAGCGGGTTTTGCAAGGACGCCGTGGCCGGGCCGGTCGCCCTCCGCTGGACGAACCTCGACGGCGACGAGCAGGCCGACCTCGTTTATCACGGCGGCGTCGACAAAGCGGTCTGCTGCTATGCGGCAGTCCACTACGACGCCTGGCGGCGCGAGCTGGAGAAGCCCGATCTGGCCTTCGGCGCGTTCGGCGAGAACTTCACGATCGACGGCCTCGCCGAGCCCGACGTCTGCATCGGCGACGTCTGGCGCGTCGGCTCGGCGGTCGTGCAGGTCTCCCAGCCCCGGCAACCCTGCTGGAAGCTCGCCCGCCGCTGGAAGATCAAGACCCTGACCCTCCAGGTCCAGCAGACCGGCCGCACCGGCTGGTACTTCCGCGTGCTCTACGAAGGCGTCGTCGCCCCGAACACGCCCCTCACCCTCGACGACCGCCCCCACCCCGACTGGACCATCGCCCGCGCCAACCGGATCATGCACATCGATAAATCCGACCTACCCTCCGCCGCCGCCCTCGCCGCGCTTCCCCCCCTCTCGGCAAGCTGGAAAGCCACGCTTGCCGATCGGATTGAGAAAGGCGTCGAACCTAACGCAAGACGCCGGCTGGAAGGCCGGGATTGA
- a CDS encoding sulfatase, which yields MKIRPLLVMLIAASAQSAAAAAEKPPNVVLIISDDHAWTDYSFNGHPHIRTPHIDGLAAQGLTYRRGYVPSSLCSPSLASILTGRYAHQHKVTSNDPPLPPGKTGKAAYDDAAFRGQRKEMVGFIESIPTIPRQLAQRGYVSFESGKWWGGNYKSGGFTSGMTHGDPDHGGRHGDVGLTIGRETMKPVFDFIDESTESGKPFFLWYAPMMPHQPHNPPARLLDKHQNKAPSLDVAKYWAMVEWFDETCGQLLDHLDAKGVAKDTLVVYLSDNGWIQDPAAPRYAPRSKQSQYDGGLRTPIILRWPGKIQPGESDRLASSIDLAPTILAAADLKPAPEMQGVNLLDASAVKAREAIFGEIFTHNAVDIHRPSTSLRYRWTIAGDWKLILPARQNEPDAPIELYNLAADPAESKNLAEQNSSKVAELRRLITNWWTPG from the coding sequence ATGAAGATCCGTCCTCTTCTTGTCATGCTCATCGCGGCGTCGGCTCAATCCGCCGCCGCCGCCGCCGAGAAACCGCCGAACGTCGTCTTGATCATCTCCGACGACCACGCCTGGACCGACTATTCGTTCAATGGACACCCGCACATCCGGACGCCTCACATCGACGGCCTCGCCGCTCAGGGGTTGACGTACCGCCGCGGCTACGTCCCATCGAGCCTCTGTTCGCCGAGCCTGGCGTCGATTCTGACCGGCAGATACGCGCATCAGCACAAGGTCACGAGCAACGACCCCCCGTTGCCGCCGGGGAAGACCGGGAAGGCCGCCTACGACGATGCGGCCTTTCGCGGGCAGCGCAAGGAGATGGTCGGGTTCATCGAGTCGATCCCGACGATCCCCAGGCAGTTGGCTCAGCGTGGGTACGTCAGTTTCGAGTCGGGCAAGTGGTGGGGCGGGAACTACAAGAGCGGCGGCTTCACGTCGGGGATGACGCACGGCGACCCGGATCACGGCGGTCGACACGGCGACGTCGGCCTGACGATCGGGCGCGAGACCATGAAGCCGGTGTTCGACTTCATCGACGAGTCGACCGAATCGGGGAAACCGTTCTTCCTCTGGTACGCTCCGATGATGCCGCATCAGCCGCACAACCCGCCCGCGCGGCTGCTCGACAAGCACCAGAACAAAGCGCCGAGTCTTGATGTGGCGAAGTACTGGGCGATGGTCGAATGGTTCGACGAAACGTGCGGCCAGTTGCTCGACCATCTCGACGCGAAGGGGGTCGCGAAGGACACGCTCGTCGTCTACCTGTCCGACAACGGCTGGATCCAGGACCCGGCCGCCCCTCGCTACGCCCCCCGGTCGAAGCAGTCCCAGTACGACGGCGGCTTGCGGACCCCGATCATCCTCCGCTGGCCCGGGAAGATTCAGCCGGGCGAATCAGATCGACTCGCCTCGTCGATCGACCTGGCGCCCACGATCCTGGCTGCGGCCGACCTGAAGCCCGCGCCCGAGATGCAAGGCGTCAACCTCCTGGACGCGTCGGCCGTGAAAGCCCGCGAGGCGATCTTCGGCGAGATCTTCACCCATAACGCCGTCGACATCCACCGCCCCTCCACCAGTCTCCGCTATCGCTGGACCATCGCCGGCGACTGGAAACTGATCCTCCCGGCTCGTCAGAACGAGCCCGACGCCCCCATCGAACTCTACAACCTCGCCGCCGACCCGGCGGAATCGAAAAACCTGGCCGAGCAAAACTCCTCGAAAGTCGCCGAGCTGCGCCGACTCATCACGAACTGGTGGACTCCCGGCTGA
- a CDS encoding DUF1559 domain-containing protein: protein MRAHVQVKMGRSRRAFTLIELLVVIAIIAVLIGLLLPAVQAAREAARRAQCVNHLKQLGLAMSNYHDALGSFPIGRQGINRPPGDPGYRGDPSGSKSRRTWAWLVLPYIEQANISNAINFNLAYSDATHAQDTALIPRISIYSCPSDPNAGIVNAGAFKFPLGNYMVNWGNTHYFQGATENPYAGPAGGDVVPFLGAPFSLDRSFGISSLTDGASNTLLMSEVIIGVPNGSNLDHRGLHFNDDMSCSMFTTYTTPNTKTPDQLKSPYCQYPFSSNPPCIVGLPSFAAARSYHAGGVSGLFGDGSVRFFKDSISPPTWRALGTSRGGEIVSSDSY, encoded by the coding sequence ATGAGAGCGCATGTGCAAGTGAAGATGGGGCGCTCTCGGCGCGCGTTCACGCTGATCGAGTTGTTGGTGGTGATCGCGATCATCGCCGTTTTGATCGGCCTGCTGCTGCCGGCGGTGCAGGCCGCCCGCGAGGCGGCTCGGAGAGCCCAGTGCGTCAACCACTTGAAGCAGTTGGGGCTGGCGATGAGCAATTACCACGACGCGCTCGGGTCGTTCCCCATCGGACGGCAAGGGATCAACCGACCTCCGGGAGATCCGGGTTATCGTGGCGACCCGTCCGGCTCGAAGAGTCGTCGGACGTGGGCGTGGCTGGTCCTGCCTTACATCGAGCAGGCCAACATTTCCAATGCGATCAATTTCAACCTCGCCTACTCCGACGCGACCCACGCCCAAGACACGGCGCTGATTCCGAGAATCTCGATCTACTCTTGCCCGTCCGATCCGAATGCGGGGATCGTCAACGCGGGGGCGTTCAAATTCCCGCTCGGCAACTATATGGTGAACTGGGGCAACACACATTACTTCCAGGGCGCCACGGAGAATCCCTACGCGGGCCCGGCCGGCGGCGACGTGGTTCCGTTTCTGGGCGCTCCGTTCTCGCTCGACCGATCGTTCGGTATTTCGAGCCTGACGGACGGGGCGAGCAATACGCTGTTGATGAGCGAGGTCATCATCGGGGTCCCCAACGGCTCGAACCTCGACCACCGCGGCTTGCATTTCAACGACGACATGAGTTGCTCCATGTTCACGACGTACACGACCCCCAACACCAAGACGCCGGACCAGTTGAAGAGCCCATACTGCCAGTATCCATTCTCGTCGAATCCGCCGTGCATCGTGGGGCTGCCATCGTTCGCCGCCGCTCGGAGTTATCACGCCGGCGGAGTCTCAGGCTTGTTCGGCGACGGCAGTGTGCGATTCTTCAAGGATTCGATCTCCCCGCCGACCTGGCGCGCGCTCGGCACCTCGAGAGGGGGAGAGATCGTCTCCTCCGATTCGTACTGA
- a CDS encoding VOC family protein, with protein MTKMMTCLWFDRGKAREAAEFYASVFPDSHVGKAHPSAVHLPSAKVGEDLTVEFTVLGQAYIGLNGGPNFKPNEAVSFMILTENQEETDRYWDAIVGNGGQESACGWCKDRWGFSWQITPRVLLEATTDPDRAAAKRAMEAMMTMTKIDIAAIEAAREGR; from the coding sequence ATGACCAAGATGATGACCTGCCTGTGGTTCGACCGTGGCAAGGCCCGCGAGGCGGCCGAGTTCTATGCGAGCGTGTTCCCCGACAGTCACGTCGGGAAAGCTCACCCCTCCGCCGTGCACCTCCCGTCCGCGAAAGTGGGCGAGGATCTCACCGTCGAGTTCACCGTCCTTGGCCAGGCTTACATCGGCCTGAATGGCGGACCGAATTTCAAGCCGAACGAAGCTGTGAGCTTCATGATCCTGACCGAGAACCAGGAAGAGACCGACCGGTACTGGGACGCGATCGTGGGCAACGGCGGACAGGAGAGCGCTTGCGGCTGGTGCAAGGACCGCTGGGGCTTCTCCTGGCAGATCACGCCGCGCGTGCTGCTCGAGGCGACGACCGACCCGGATCGCGCCGCCGCCAAGCGAGCGATGGAGGCCATGATGACGATGACGAAGATCGACATCGCCGCGATCGAGGCCGCACGCGAAGGCCGGTGA
- a CDS encoding MerR family transcriptional regulator, whose translation MPRRPGEPVASARFWKVGELAERTGLTVRTLHHYGAMGLLSPSGRTDSAHGAGHRLYSASDVARLQQITSLKLLGFGLEQIRDHLDRSDYDPRQVVRLHLDRIRGQVAELKRLEGRLTALADALDKAEVVSADAFLTTIEGMTMIEKYYTPEQMEYLNQRRQEVGEEVIQQAPNPWAELQVEVKTAMDAGLDPTAPQAAELARRWFALITAFTGGDPGIFKSLGRMYQNEDTIRGMDVAALRPMMDWISKASKAAGVKHPGT comes from the coding sequence ATGCCGCGAAGACCAGGCGAACCGGTTGCGTCGGCGCGTTTCTGGAAGGTGGGAGAGCTGGCCGAACGGACCGGCCTGACGGTCCGCACGCTCCACCATTACGGCGCGATGGGCCTGCTGAGCCCGTCGGGCCGGACCGACTCGGCCCATGGCGCGGGGCATCGGCTGTACAGCGCTTCCGACGTCGCGCGGTTGCAGCAGATCACGTCGCTCAAGCTGCTGGGCTTCGGCCTGGAACAGATCCGCGACCACCTGGACCGGTCCGACTACGACCCGCGCCAGGTGGTCCGCCTGCACCTGGACCGGATTCGCGGCCAGGTGGCCGAACTGAAGCGCCTCGAAGGCCGGCTGACGGCCCTCGCCGACGCCCTGGACAAGGCGGAAGTCGTCTCCGCCGACGCGTTTCTGACCACGATCGAGGGGATGACGATGATCGAGAAATACTACACGCCGGAGCAGATGGAGTACCTGAACCAGCGCCGGCAAGAGGTCGGCGAGGAGGTCATCCAGCAGGCGCCCAATCCGTGGGCCGAGCTTCAAGTCGAAGTGAAAACCGCGATGGACGCCGGCCTCGACCCGACCGCCCCGCAAGCGGCCGAGCTGGCCCGTCGCTGGTTCGCGCTCATCACCGCCTTCACCGGCGGCGACCCCGGGATCTTCAAATCGCTCGGCCGCATGTACCAGAACGAAGACACGATCCGCGGAATGGACGTCGCCGCGTTGCGTCCCATGATGGACTGGATCAGCAAAGCCTCCAAGGCGGCGGGCGTCAAGCATCCGGGGACGTGA
- a CDS encoding DUF1559 domain-containing protein: MAAPEPELATSPEVLFIGDEPEPTATSLKAVVSLVLGSLFFFACLSGLPAILLGSYALLEIGRSQGRLRGRVMAIAGIVLGMIGCLYTFSIGDAARPLARRAQCLNNLKYIALAVYNYNGDNGHLPAAAITDKDGNPLLSWRVAILPFLEEGDLYAKFHLDEPWDSPHNFALLDSMPSVYACPSDESLKPRTTGYLAVVGPGAAFEPDFKPVRFEDFSDGADKTILVSESPHAVPWTKPEDLPFDGVLPLAVLGSHHGSQNNGFNASFADGSVRFLKCAIRPSVLHALLTRNGGETFSTDSY; the protein is encoded by the coding sequence GTGGCAGCGCCGGAGCCCGAGCTCGCGACCTCGCCGGAGGTGCTGTTCATAGGGGACGAGCCCGAGCCGACGGCGACGAGCCTCAAGGCGGTCGTGAGCCTTGTGCTCGGTTCGCTGTTCTTCTTCGCGTGCCTCAGCGGCCTTCCGGCCATCCTCCTCGGCAGCTACGCCCTGCTTGAGATCGGCCGAAGTCAAGGGCGGCTTCGCGGACGGGTGATGGCGATCGCCGGGATCGTCCTCGGGATGATAGGCTGTCTCTACACGTTCTCGATAGGGGATGCAGCACGCCCGCTCGCCCGGCGCGCTCAGTGTCTCAACAACCTCAAGTACATTGCCCTCGCCGTTTACAACTACAACGGGGACAACGGCCACCTGCCCGCCGCCGCGATCACAGACAAGGACGGAAATCCGCTGTTGAGCTGGCGGGTCGCCATCCTCCCATTCCTCGAAGAAGGCGATCTCTACGCGAAGTTCCATCTCGATGAGCCGTGGGACAGCCCCCACAATTTCGCGCTGCTCGACTCGATGCCGTCCGTCTACGCCTGCCCGAGCGACGAATCCCTGAAACCCAGGACGACTGGCTATCTGGCCGTCGTCGGCCCCGGCGCGGCGTTCGAGCCGGACTTCAAGCCGGTGCGGTTCGAGGACTTCTCCGACGGCGCCGACAAGACGATTCTCGTCAGCGAATCTCCTCACGCCGTCCCTTGGACCAAGCCCGAAGACCTCCCATTCGATGGCGTGCTCCCCCTGGCCGTCCTCGGCAGTCACCACGGCTCCCAGAACAACGGCTTCAACGCCTCGTTCGCCGACGGCTCTGTCCGGTTCCTCAAGTGCGCGATTCGTCCGAGCGTCCTTCACGCGCTCCTCACTCGCAACGGCGGCGAGACGTTCTCGACCGACAGCTATTAG
- a CDS encoding DUF1559 domain-containing protein: MSISVTCECGRRFEMLDEYAGLRVRCPGCGGELTLPEPASPGAWLLPEEPEPTATSGKAIASLALGALFFFACLSGLPAILIGRDALKDINRSKGRLRGRGMAISGIVLGVIGCLFTLAILMPARQSARDAARRAQCVNNLKQLGLAMHNYHDVNDRLPAAAIVDKDGRPLLSWRVAILPYLDSGSVYTKFHLDEPWDSSHNIALLESMPSVYACPSDRELKPGMTGYQVVVGPKTAFTPDFKLLRIADFTDGTTNTLLIGESRRAVPWTKPEDLPFDGALPLHGLGSQHGYHNNCFNGLFVNDSVRFLKNRIAPGVLDALLTRNGGEVLAPDSY; the protein is encoded by the coding sequence GTGTCCATCTCCGTAACGTGCGAATGCGGGCGGCGGTTCGAGATGCTGGACGAGTACGCGGGCCTTCGCGTCCGATGTCCGGGTTGTGGGGGAGAACTGACCCTGCCCGAGCCCGCGTCTCCTGGAGCGTGGCTCCTCCCGGAGGAGCCGGAGCCGACGGCGACGAGCGGCAAGGCGATCGCGAGCCTTGCGCTGGGGGCGCTTTTCTTCTTCGCTTGTCTTAGCGGCCTGCCTGCCATCCTCATCGGCCGCGATGCTCTGAAGGACATCAACCGGAGCAAAGGGCGGCTTCGCGGCAGGGGGATGGCGATCTCCGGGATCGTCCTCGGGGTGATCGGCTGCCTGTTCACGCTCGCGATCCTGATGCCTGCGAGGCAATCGGCCCGTGATGCCGCCCGGCGCGCCCAGTGCGTCAATAATCTCAAACAGCTCGGTCTCGCGATGCACAACTATCATGACGTCAACGACCGACTCCCTGCCGCCGCGATCGTCGACAAGGACGGCAGGCCGCTGTTGAGCTGGCGGGTCGCCATCCTGCCCTACCTGGATTCGGGGTCTGTGTACACGAAGTTTCATCTCGACGAGCCGTGGGACAGCTCTCACAATATCGCCCTGCTCGAATCGATGCCGAGCGTCTACGCATGCCCGAGCGACAGAGAATTGAAACCGGGGATGACCGGTTATCAGGTCGTCGTCGGTCCCAAAACGGCCTTCACGCCGGACTTCAAGCTGTTGCGGATCGCGGACTTCACCGACGGTACGACCAACACCCTCCTCATCGGTGAGTCCCGCCGCGCCGTCCCCTGGACCAAGCCCGAGGATCTCCCCTTCGACGGCGCGCTCCCACTCCACGGCCTGGGCAGCCAGCACGGCTACCACAACAACTGCTTCAATGGCCTGTTCGTTAACGACTCGGTCCGGTTCCTCAAGAACAGGATCGCCCCAGGCGTTCTCGACGCGCTTCTCACTCGCAACGGGGGCGAGGTGCTCGCGCCGGACAGTTACTAG
- a CDS encoding YybH family protein, with the protein MNSYRLARSFFIVGLALAGLIASGPSSIQGVPATDDEAVREVVRKYVDAREAADPKAIEGLFTADADQLVSDGTWRRGRDALVRGMLESSRKNPAKRTIAVESVRFLAPDVALADGRYLQAGRTEAETRAMWTTITLKRTADGWKIAAIRNMLPAMATPAKK; encoded by the coding sequence ATGAATTCGTATCGGCTTGCGCGCTCGTTCTTTATCGTCGGTCTGGCTCTGGCCGGCTTGATCGCCTCCGGTCCGTCGTCCATCCAGGGGGTGCCGGCGACGGACGACGAGGCGGTTCGCGAGGTGGTGCGAAAGTACGTCGACGCCCGCGAGGCCGCGGACCCCAAGGCCATCGAGGGCCTGTTCACGGCCGACGCCGACCAGCTCGTCTCCGACGGGACCTGGCGGCGCGGCCGCGACGCGCTGGTTCGCGGCATGCTCGAATCCTCGCGCAAGAATCCGGCCAAGCGAACGATCGCCGTCGAGTCGGTCCGCTTCCTCGCCCCCGACGTCGCCTTGGCCGACGGCCGCTACCTGCAAGCAGGCCGCACCGAGGCCGAGACTCGCGCCATGTGGACGACGATCACCCTCAAGCGCACGGCCGACGGCTGGAAGATCGCCGCCATCCGCAACATGCTCCCGGCCATGGCGACGCCGGCGAAGAAGTGA